A segment of the Terribacillus aidingensis genome:
GACAAGCATTCTCGTTCTTATAAGCACCATGGGCGATGCTTCCGCCGAAGCGTCCGATCCAGACATGCTGGTATCCGCTCAGATCGACTTGGTCCAGATAGGATTTCATCTCACCATTCCAGCTGTAGTTGTACATTTGCTCTAATGCTTCCATATGCATACTCCTTTATTGGCTGATAGTATAAGTATTCTCCATAAATCGAAGAAAGCCTTTTTGTTTCTGTGCTTTTGCTTTTAGGCTATATTTTGCTATGATGAATAGATGAACAAAGAATGAAAGTGAGTCAGGTGACGGTTATGACCCAAATTATAAAGAAGATGCATACAATAGAAGATACCAATTCGTTTGGCCGAAAGCTTGCCGAACTGCTTCAGCCTGGAGATATGATCACGATGGAAGGAGACCTTGGTGCAGGAAAGACGACACTGACTAAAGCAATTGGTGCAGGTCTAGGAGTGAAACGGACGATAAACAGTCCTACTTTCACTATCATCAAGGAATATGAAGGACGTCTGCCGCTATATCATATGGATGTTTACCGGTTAGAGGACAGCGATGAAGATATCGGTTTCGAGGAATATTTTTCAGGGGAGGGTGTTTCCATTGTGGAATGGGCACAATTCATTGAAGATTACTTGCCTAAAGAACGACTGGAGCTTACGCTCAAGCATGATGGAGAAGCAAGAACAGTCTTGCTGCAGCCGATTGGTGAACGTTATGAAAAGCTTTGTAAGGAGTTAACGGAATGAATATATTAGCTATGGATACTTCCAATCAGCTGCTTGGAGTAGCGATTGTGAAAGATGGAGTGACACTAGGCGAACATGTCATGCATGGACACCGTGATCACTCAGTTCGATTGCTTCCGGCAATCGAGCAATTGATGAAGGAAACAAAAACGACTCCTGCTGATCTAGATCGAATTGTCGTTGGACAGGGACCTGGCTCATACACAGGTGTCCGAATCAGTATGTCAACTGCAAAAACAATGGCATGGGCACTTGGCATCGACGTTATCGGTGTTTCAAGTCTGGAAGGTCTTGCACATCAAGGAGAGCTATTCTCAGGGTATATCTGTCCTTTCTTCGATGCACGCAGAGGTCAAGTATATACGGCCCTGTACACCAGTAATAGTGATTCATTTGAACAAGTAGAAGAAACCGTCAATCCGCTATTCTCAAATTGGCTGGAACAGCTGCGGGAAAAAGGGGAAAGGATATTGTTTCTAAGCCCTGATATCGACATGTATCGCAGTATGATCATGGAAGTACTGGGTGATCAAGCCGTAATCCCGGAAGCAGCTGTACATTATGCTCGTCCCTCTGTACTTGCTCAAATAGGAGCGGCAAGGAAAACAGATGATGTACACCAAATCGTACCGAATTATGTTCGTGTGACAGAGGCGGAATCAAATTGGCTAAAGCAGCAGGAGCAGCAGAAGTGAGCGCACAGGTTTCCGTACGCCCGATGCGATTAGCCGATGTGCCAGCTGTTTATACAATCGAGACAGCATCTTTTGCAACTCCATGGACCATCGATATCTTTGAACGTGAGATAACGGAGAATACGTTTGCTAATTATTTTGTCATTGAAAGTGATGGTGTGATTGCTGGATATTGCGGGATGTGGCTCGTCATCGATGAAGCACAGATCACGAACATTGCTATCCTGCCGAATTTTCGAGGACAGAAACTGGGTGAGAAGCTATTTGCTCATGTGATGGAACAGGCAATACTTGCAGGGGCTTATCGTTTATCTCTTGAGGTACGTGTATCTAATATACCAGCACAGCATTTATATCGGAAATTTGGTTTAGTACCAGGCGGTATCCGAAAAAACTATTATACAGACAATCAGGAAGACGCGATTGTAATGTGGGTGAATTTATGAAAACATCAGAACTTATCTTAGCTATAGAAACAAGCTGTGATGAAACAGCCGCAGCAGTCATCGAAGGAGGCAGGATCATCAGATCCAATGTTGTTGCTTCCCAAATCGAGAGCCATAAGCGTTTTGGCGGTGTTGTTCCGGAAATTGCGTCCAGGCACCATGTGGAACAGATTACGCTCGTCATTGAAGAGGCTATCGAGCAAGCTGGAATCCAGAAAGAAGAATTGGATGCCATTGCTGTGACTCAGGGACCTGGTCTTATCGGTGCATTGCTTGTCGGGGTGAATGCCGCCAAAGCGCTGGCATTCTCCATCGGCAAACCGCTGATTGGCGTCCACCACATAGCAGGACATATCTATGCCAACCGTTTGGAGCAGGAGTTCGAGTTCCCGCTGCTGGCATTGGTCGTTTCTGGCGGTCATACAGAGCTTGTTCTTATGAAAGAACATGGCAGCTTTGAAGTAATCGGGGAGACCCGTGACGATGCAGCTGGTGAGGCTTATGACAAGGTAGCCAGGACATTGCAGCTGCCTTATCCAGGAGGCCCACGCATTGATAAGCTGGCAGCAGAAGGCGAGCAATCGATCGATTTCCCTCGTGCTTGGCTCGAGCCGGAGAGCTATGATTTCAGCTTTTCAGGTTTGAAGTCTGCGGTCATCAACACATTGCATAATGCTAAGCAAAAAGGACAAACGTTGGAGCCAGCAGATGTCGCCGCAAGCTTCCAAGCCAGCGTAGTGGATGTGCTTGTAGGGAAGACAATCCGAGCGGCCGAAGCATTTGGTGCTAAGCAAGTCATTGTTGCAGGTGGTGTTGCTGCTAATAGAGGGCTGCGCACTTCATTGGAAGAAGTGTTTGCGGACAAGCAAGCTGAACTGCTTATCCCGCCGCTTGCTTTATGCACGGATAACGCAGCCATGATTGGGGCAGCTGCATCCATTCTTTATCAGCAAGAGAAATTCGCTGATCTATCAATGAATGCCAAGGCATCCATGCCGTTATAATAAAAAGCATCGTTTTCATGAAGAAAACGATGCTTTTTTTATTCACATTACATATTCTGAATTGTGTATAACTTATTAAAACCCACTATTAGTACCAGGTAAAGAAGTGGATAAATCAGTGGAAAACCTCTGTGGATTCTGTGGATATTGTGTATAACCTTGTGTATATCCCATTAAATCAACAATGAAAACGCATTTAGTCTTGTGTATAACTTTCTTGTTCTTCGCTAAGTGTTTCCCATTCCTCCATCACTTCCAGAAGTGTTGCCTGAAGTTCCTCATTCTTTTCAGTGATTTCCTGGGCCTTCTGATAATCCTGGAAAATGTCCGGATCTGTGAGCAAAGTCTCATTGCTTTCAATCTCAGTCTCCAGTTCGGCTATCTTCTCTTCCAGCTCCGAAATGCGCCGTTCCCGTTTCCGTATTTCCCGCTTTATTGCCTTATCTTGATGATAAGAGGATTTGCTCTCCTGTGTAACAGTTGTTTGTTTCGTTTCTGCAGCAGAAGCCTCCAGAGCAGCAATTTCCTGCTTCTCTTGTTTCTTTTCGATAAAATAATCATAGTTGCCCAAGTAGGATATAATCTGCTTGTCCGCCATTTCCAGTACTTGTGTGGAAACTTTATTCATGAAGTATCGGTCATGTGAGACAAAGAGTATAGTACCCGGATAGTCGGCTAATGCACTTTCCAATACTTCCTTGCTGTCTAAATCAAGGTGGTTGGTCGGTTCATCCATGATCAAGAGATTTGATTTCTGCATCATCAGCTTCGCAAGGGCAAGACGTGCTTTTTCACCACCGCTTAGCGTGTTGACGACTTTGAGGACATCATCGCCAGTGAACAGGAAATTGCCAAGAATTGTGCGGATATCCTTTTCATCCATAAGTGGATACTCATCCCATAGCTCGGCAAGGACACTCTTCGAGGAATGCAATTCTGTCTGCTCCTGGTCGTAATAGCCGATGCTGACGCCTGTCCCAAGTTCCACATGACCGGACTTAGCAGGCAGCTTTCCAATGATAGTCTTGAGCAAAGTCGTCTTACCAGTTCCATTCGGTCCAGTAAGAGCAATGCGGTCTTGACGATTCATATGGAAGGTAACGTGTTCGAAGACAGGGGAGGTACTTTCCGGATACTGATAGGACAAGTCCTTTACCTTTAATACATCATTTCCGCTCCGCCGATCAATATCAAATGTGAGTTTCGCAGAAGATGCATCATGAAGCGGCCGATCGATTCTCTCCATCTTTTCCAGCTGTTTGCGTCTGCTTTGCGCGCGCTTTGTCGTTGTGGCACGTGCGATGTTCTTTTGGACGAATTCTTCCATCTTTTTAATTTCGGACTGCTGCTTCTCGTATTGCTTCAGCTCCCGCTCGAAATTGGCAGCTTTCTGTTCAAGATAATTACTGTAATTTCCTTTATAACGAACAGAGTGATTATGAGCTATCTCAATGACGGTATTGACGGTTTTGTCGAGAAAGTAACGGTCGTGCGATACAACTACGACAGCACCCTGGTAGCTGCTCAAATATCCTTCCAGCCAGTCCAAGGTAGAAATGTCCAAGTGGTTAGTCGGCTCATCCAGTATTAACACGTCTGGTTTCTGGAGGAGAAGCTTACCTAATGCAAGTCGCGTCTTTTGACCGCCGCTTAATGAACCTATCGGTGTGGACAAGTCCTTATCTCCGAATCTCAAACCGTTCAGTACAGAACGGATATCTGCTTCATATTGATAGCCTCCGTTCAAGCGGAAGGCCTGCTGTTTTGTATCATAATTGGTTAGAAGCTGCTGGTAGGCAGTATCGTCTGAAATAAGTTCAGGATCTCCCATCCTTTCTTCCAGACGGCGCAGCTCTTCCTCTTGCTGTATAAGATCTGCGAAAACAGTTTTCATTTCTTCCAGGATGCTTTTTTCAGATTCCAAGCCGGTATGCTGCTCCAAATACCCAAGAGTGGCATCCTTTGCTAAGAATACATTTCCTTCGTCATAGCTTAATTCCCCTGCAAGGATCTTCAGCAAGGTCGATTTTCCTGCACCGTTTCGTCCGACAATGGCTAATCGGTCCTGTGTTTGCACTTCCAGTTTTATATTAGATAAAATGACGTCTGCGCCAAATAGTTTCGTTATATTGTTAGCTTGCAATAAAATCATTCTGTTCACCTCATACTATCAGTGTATCCTATGTGACAAAACAGTAGCAAGCACCGAATTCCAGCGCTTTTCGCATTCATGCTGATGGACATCAGAAATGAATTTGTTAAAATGGAGACAAGGTACGTCTTTGTGAATCTGTACAAGACTTTCCTTCTCAAATCTGTTAGAATAAGTTGTTAACTATAATCGTACTTTGTGAAAGTATCATATGTAACAATTCAAGGACGAAGCCGCAGGCAGCATCTGCAACTCCTTACAGATGCGAGAAAGGAACCTGTCTGCATCCATTATTCCATTCTTTAGGAATAGGTGCTGATCATATACGACAGAAGGTAACAGAACGAAAGCGTTCTAGTCCGATAGGCCTTTTTGATCAGCTGCATGGCTGCACGAAGTTCCCTTCTGGAAGCTGCAGGCTTTAGGAGGATAAATGAGCATGTATATGGACCAAAATAAAATACCAAAAGCTACGGCAAAGCGGTTGCCGCTTTATTATCGATTTCTGAACAGTCTGCATCTGCAGGGGAAGACAAGAGTCTCTTCAAAAGAACTCAGTGAATCGGTTAAAGTAGACTCAGCTACAATCCGCCGGGACTTTTCCTATTTCGGAGCACTTGGTAAAAAAGGCTATGGTTATAATGTAGAGTACTTGCTGAACTTCTTCCGGAAAACACTAGATCAAGATGAGATCACAAGAGTGGCGCTCATCGGGGTCGGTAATCTTGGAACAGCTTTCCTGAATTATAACTTTACGAAGAATAACAATACAAAAATAGAAATGGCTTTCGATACGGATCCAGGAAAAGTTGATCATAATATCGGTGGTGTCCCTGTATACCATATCGACGATCTGGAACAATATATCAGCAATGTTAGTGCAGCGATCCTGACGGTGCCAGCGCATGCTGCACAAGCAATCACCGATCGTCTTGTCGAATGCGGTATTGCTGGAATCCTGAACTTTACGCCAGCGCGTATTGCGGTACCGAGCAATATTCGTGTTCACCATATCGATTTGGCTATTGAATTGCAGTCATTAGTTTATTTTTTGAAGCATTATTAATTCAAGCACCTCTCATACAGAGGTGCTTTTTCTTTAGAAAGTCAAACTGGAATCAATTCATGTTTTTATCGTATTATTCACGGCTAAATCAAGATCAGGCAGAGACACAAGAAATGTAAGCTGAAGGGAAGTGTAAGCATGGAGCATCAAGAAGCCATCACATTAGAGAATGTGACGTATGAAACGGAGAAAAACCATATCATCCATGATATTACAGGTGCGTTCACAAAGGGGAAGATTACAGCAATAATCGGCCCATCAGGCGCAGGGAAAACGACACTTTTTCGATTATGCAATGGATTACTGTCACCCTCAGGCGGAAATATCCTGATTGATGGGAAGGAAATCGTAACGTTTGATCCTGTGAGCTTACGTCGTCATGTCGGTATTGTTCTCCAACAAGCAATCATGCTTGAAGGAAGCGTTCGTGATAATCTGGCATTGCCATTACAGCTCTCTGAAAAGGAGCTGTCTGATGATGAGGCAGAGCGGATGATACAGTTGGTAGGCTTGGAACCTGATATCTTGAATCAGAATAGCAGGGATTTATCAGGCGGGCAGAAGCAGAAGGTCTCTATTGCTAGAACACTGCTGAATGAGCCGGGGATTTTACTGCTGGATGAAATCACCTCTTCCTTGGATCGAGTTTCTAGGCAGGATATTGAGAATCTGATGAAGCGGGTCAATAGAGAGAATGGAACGACGATCATCTGGATCACGCATAACTTGGAACAAGCAAAAACGGTTGCAGATGAAGTCTGGGTCATGATAAATGGCACGATTGCCGAAGCAGGACCGATTGCCATACTTGACCATCCAGAGAATGATGCCGTTAAGCACTTTGTCATGGAGGAGGAAAAATGAATGCACTTGCTTTGTTACTCACTCTGTTATTTGTCCTTATTCCACTTTTCTTATCTAAGACATTACAACTGGGACTCGAAAAAGATACGGTCATTGCAACAGTCCGTTCCATTATCCAGCTGTTTGCAGTTGGCTATGTGCTGCAGTTTATCTTCGATTCCGGTAATATCCTTTATATTTTCCTGATGGTGGCGCTCATGATCGGTGCAGCAGTACAAAATGCAAGAAAAAAAGGAGCATCTATCAGAGGCATTACATGGAAACTGGTGCTTACATTCATTGTAATCGAAGTACTGACACAAGGGATTCTTTTAGGACTTCAGATTACTCCTCCAACTGCACAATATATCATCCCATTAAGCGGAATGGTTATAGGGAATTCTATGGTGCTAGGTATTTTGTTTTTGAATCGCTTCACTTCAGAAGTGGCGTCCAGAAGAGAGGAAACAGAGCTTATCCTTTCATTGGGCGGCACACCGAAGCAAGCAATTCAACGCTCCCTGCTGGCATCCATTAAGGCAAGTACTATTCCCACGATAGAAAGCCAAAAAACGATTGGGCTAGTTCAGCTGCCAGGTATGATGAGCGGTCAAATCATTGCCGGAGCAGATCCGCTCCAGGCAGTTATGTTCCAGCTCCTGATTCTCTTCCTGCTGCTTACAACAGCCATTGTGACAAGTACCCTGCTAGGCTTCTTGTCTTATCCAACGAAGTTTAATGAACGAATGCAGGTTATAGATTAGAAAATCGTTTCTGCAGCGAACATGAAGTTGTCAATACCGCAAGAAAAGCCGCCTATATAAAAAGGACGGCTTTTTTTGTATTACAATGGAAAAGGTTCAAACACACTATCGATTATAGTGCCATCATACACAAAACTGACCGTACTGCCTCCCTGCCAAATGCCGATTTCATAATCGTCTTCTTCCCCATATAGAATCACTGTGGCATCAAAGGCTGAATAGGAAGCTTCAGGACGCATTTCATCGCGTTTGCATGTATTGATGCATTTCAGTATATAATCGACCCGCTCCTTATCTGTAACCGTCACAGATGAATTAGTGGCTTCTGGAACATACACTTCGATTTGTCTTATAGTATCTTCAATAAGTGCATCCTGCTTAAAAGGTTTGAAAGCAGCAAATATCCAGACAGTGACTCCGGTAAGCAAGAGAAAAATGATAAGGAAACGGATGGTATTGGCAAGCAAGCAAAATCCCCCTAAAGTCTTTTCTTTATCATCTCACACTTCTATAAAAGGAATTTTAATGATATTGTAAATATCATACAGATAAGTTTCGGGTATCGAAGTAATAGCGACTCCTCGTTTGTTAGCGCTGTTTTAAGGGAAAAGGCTACTATCATAGTTGTAGGAGGCGCTAGTATGTATGAGAAAATCCTATTGGCTGTCGACGGTTCAGAGCACTCAATGAGAGCGACAGAAGAAGTAATCAAAATCTGTCAGGCCAGCACAAAGCCTGTACAGCTGGAAGTTACCCATGTCATACAAGATATAAAAAATAGCGAGATTGTTCTGCAGCAGGTAAAGCCGGATGATAGGAACCGGGACGGAGAACTTCGTATCCAGTCAAATGAAGCGGTACTGCAGAATGCGAATATTCCCTATA
Coding sequences within it:
- the tsaE gene encoding tRNA (adenosine(37)-N6)-threonylcarbamoyltransferase complex ATPase subunit type 1 TsaE, whose protein sequence is MTQIIKKMHTIEDTNSFGRKLAELLQPGDMITMEGDLGAGKTTLTKAIGAGLGVKRTINSPTFTIIKEYEGRLPLYHMDVYRLEDSDEDIGFEEYFSGEGVSIVEWAQFIEDYLPKERLELTLKHDGEARTVLLQPIGERYEKLCKELTE
- the tsaB gene encoding tRNA (adenosine(37)-N6)-threonylcarbamoyltransferase complex dimerization subunit type 1 TsaB; the encoded protein is MNILAMDTSNQLLGVAIVKDGVTLGEHVMHGHRDHSVRLLPAIEQLMKETKTTPADLDRIVVGQGPGSYTGVRISMSTAKTMAWALGIDVIGVSSLEGLAHQGELFSGYICPFFDARRGQVYTALYTSNSDSFEQVEETVNPLFSNWLEQLREKGERILFLSPDIDMYRSMIMEVLGDQAVIPEAAVHYARPSVLAQIGAARKTDDVHQIVPNYVRVTEAESNWLKQQEQQK
- the rimI gene encoding ribosomal protein S18-alanine N-acetyltransferase, with the protein product MSAQVSVRPMRLADVPAVYTIETASFATPWTIDIFEREITENTFANYFVIESDGVIAGYCGMWLVIDEAQITNIAILPNFRGQKLGEKLFAHVMEQAILAGAYRLSLEVRVSNIPAQHLYRKFGLVPGGIRKNYYTDNQEDAIVMWVNL
- the tsaD gene encoding tRNA (adenosine(37)-N6)-threonylcarbamoyltransferase complex transferase subunit TsaD; amino-acid sequence: MKTSELILAIETSCDETAAAVIEGGRIIRSNVVASQIESHKRFGGVVPEIASRHHVEQITLVIEEAIEQAGIQKEELDAIAVTQGPGLIGALLVGVNAAKALAFSIGKPLIGVHHIAGHIYANRLEQEFEFPLLALVVSGGHTELVLMKEHGSFEVIGETRDDAAGEAYDKVARTLQLPYPGGPRIDKLAAEGEQSIDFPRAWLEPESYDFSFSGLKSAVINTLHNAKQKGQTLEPADVAASFQASVVDVLVGKTIRAAEAFGAKQVIVAGGVAANRGLRTSLEEVFADKQAELLIPPLALCTDNAAMIGAAASILYQQEKFADLSMNAKASMPL
- a CDS encoding ABC-F family ATP-binding cassette domain-containing protein, with translation MILLQANNITKLFGADVILSNIKLEVQTQDRLAIVGRNGAGKSTLLKILAGELSYDEGNVFLAKDATLGYLEQHTGLESEKSILEEMKTVFADLIQQEEELRRLEERMGDPELISDDTAYQQLLTNYDTKQQAFRLNGGYQYEADIRSVLNGLRFGDKDLSTPIGSLSGGQKTRLALGKLLLQKPDVLILDEPTNHLDISTLDWLEGYLSSYQGAVVVVSHDRYFLDKTVNTVIEIAHNHSVRYKGNYSNYLEQKAANFERELKQYEKQQSEIKKMEEFVQKNIARATTTKRAQSRRKQLEKMERIDRPLHDASSAKLTFDIDRRSGNDVLKVKDLSYQYPESTSPVFEHVTFHMNRQDRIALTGPNGTGKTTLLKTIIGKLPAKSGHVELGTGVSIGYYDQEQTELHSSKSVLAELWDEYPLMDEKDIRTILGNFLFTGDDVLKVVNTLSGGEKARLALAKLMMQKSNLLIMDEPTNHLDLDSKEVLESALADYPGTILFVSHDRYFMNKVSTQVLEMADKQIISYLGNYDYFIEKKQEKQEIAALEASAAETKQTTVTQESKSSYHQDKAIKREIRKRERRISELEEKIAELETEIESNETLLTDPDIFQDYQKAQEITEKNEELQATLLEVMEEWETLSEEQESYTQD
- a CDS encoding redox-sensing transcriptional repressor Rex; this encodes MYMDQNKIPKATAKRLPLYYRFLNSLHLQGKTRVSSKELSESVKVDSATIRRDFSYFGALGKKGYGYNVEYLLNFFRKTLDQDEITRVALIGVGNLGTAFLNYNFTKNNNTKIEMAFDTDPGKVDHNIGGVPVYHIDDLEQYISNVSAAILTVPAHAAQAITDRLVECGIAGILNFTPARIAVPSNIRVHHIDLAIELQSLVYFLKHY
- a CDS encoding phosphate ABC transporter ATP-binding protein, translating into MEHQEAITLENVTYETEKNHIIHDITGAFTKGKITAIIGPSGAGKTTLFRLCNGLLSPSGGNILIDGKEIVTFDPVSLRRHVGIVLQQAIMLEGSVRDNLALPLQLSEKELSDDEAERMIQLVGLEPDILNQNSRDLSGGQKQKVSIARTLLNEPGILLLDEITSSLDRVSRQDIENLMKRVNRENGTTIIWITHNLEQAKTVADEVWVMINGTIAEAGPIAILDHPENDAVKHFVMEEEK
- the fetB gene encoding iron export ABC transporter permease subunit FetB, with translation MNALALLLTLLFVLIPLFLSKTLQLGLEKDTVIATVRSIIQLFAVGYVLQFIFDSGNILYIFLMVALMIGAAVQNARKKGASIRGITWKLVLTFIVIEVLTQGILLGLQITPPTAQYIIPLSGMVIGNSMVLGILFLNRFTSEVASRREETELILSLGGTPKQAIQRSLLASIKASTIPTIESQKTIGLVQLPGMMSGQIIAGADPLQAVMFQLLILFLLLTTAIVTSTLLGFLSYPTKFNERMQVID
- a CDS encoding universal stress protein, whose protein sequence is MYEKILLAVDGSEHSMRATEEVIKICQASTKPVQLEVTHVIQDIKNSEIVLQQVKPDDRNRDGELRIQSNEAVLQNANIPYTRTIERGDAGRTIANKANNGAFDLVVIGTRGLNGFQKLVVGSVSTEVIKRANCPVLVVK